A DNA window from Pedobacter africanus contains the following coding sequences:
- a CDS encoding LytR/AlgR family response regulator transcription factor, translating to MVLNCIIVDDSKPCINLLSSHLIEFKAYVQLIKTYSDPLTALAEIQQNDIPDIAFIGILKGQISGIQLAKLLMNKIKYLIIIAYDLSYVLDAFDVNARGYLIKPILKQKLWETIMKIVEKEKRKLEDVRRNEYFFIKSNISEVTKIYVNDIIAVQGASNYVQIHTLDQKNYITYAKMLDYEHKLSSLGDFIRVNKSFIISTSAIKQIQKRKILLNNGLQIPIGNTYKNRIKELLNIIKL from the coding sequence ATGGTATTAAACTGCATCATTGTAGATGACTCCAAACCTTGTATCAACCTTCTCTCAAGTCACCTTATCGAGTTCAAAGCTTACGTTCAACTCATTAAGACCTATTCAGATCCGCTAACAGCACTGGCAGAAATCCAACAAAACGATATACCAGACATCGCTTTTATCGGAATACTTAAAGGTCAAATTAGCGGAATCCAATTAGCGAAGTTGCTAATGAATAAAATTAAATACCTGATTATCATAGCGTATGATCTATCTTATGTATTGGATGCATTTGATGTTAATGCCCGCGGTTATCTAATAAAGCCAATACTCAAGCAAAAACTTTGGGAAACAATAATGAAGATTGTAGAAAAGGAGAAAAGAAAGCTTGAAGACGTCAGGCGAAACGAATACTTCTTCATTAAATCAAATATCAGCGAAGTAACCAAAATATATGTAAATGACATTATTGCCGTACAAGGAGCTTCCAATTACGTACAAATTCATACTTTGGACCAGAAGAACTACATTACATATGCAAAAATGCTGGACTATGAACATAAACTGAGTTCTTTGGGAGATTTTATCCGTGTAAATAAATCTTTCATAATTTCAACTTCCGCAATTAAACAAATACAAAAACGAAAAATACTCCTTAACAACGGTTTGCAAATCCCGATTGGCAACACTTATAAAAACAGGATCAAAGAACTTTTAAATATAATAAAGCTTTAA
- a CDS encoding GAF domain-containing protein: protein MAEDLTIITNTDKETQYRSLIPQIAALINGEDDHIANMANITAALKEQFGWLWVGFYLVKGDELVLGPFQGPVACTRIKKGKGVCGASWQQMETLIVPDVEAFPGHIACSSASRSEIVLPVFKQGQVTAVLDVDSQYLSHFDVIDAKYLKEIVSLLNV, encoded by the coding sequence ATGGCCGAGGACCTAACGATAATAACCAATACGGATAAAGAAACCCAATATCGATCTTTAATCCCCCAGATAGCCGCTTTAATAAACGGCGAGGACGATCATATCGCCAACATGGCCAATATCACTGCGGCCTTAAAGGAACAGTTTGGCTGGCTTTGGGTTGGTTTTTACCTGGTTAAGGGTGATGAACTGGTATTAGGGCCGTTTCAGGGGCCGGTAGCCTGCACACGCATTAAAAAAGGAAAAGGCGTTTGCGGTGCTTCCTGGCAGCAGATGGAAACTTTAATCGTACCTGATGTAGAGGCCTTTCCGGGCCATATCGCATGTAGTTCCGCCTCGCGCTCTGAAATAGTGCTCCCTGTTTTTAAACAGGGGCAGGTAACCGCTGTTCTAGATGTGGATAGTCAATATTTGTCTCATTTTGATGTGATTGATGCTAAATACTTAAAGGAAATTGTAAGCTTGTTAAATGTCTAA
- a CDS encoding S46 family peptidase — translation MNKKTLVTSLLTCSLLTVGVLQSGYKPWEEGMFPLSEIHKLDLKKAGLKISQNEIYNPNGTSLVDALVNVGGCTGSFVSNQGLIITNHHCAFSAVQLASTPEHDYLTNGFVAGTRKEEIEAKGLTCRITDSYEDVSNKVLGAVTQVTDPASRLKLINDAMKNIASDAEKKDPSIQAEVSEMFIGKTYVLFRYKTIQDVRLVYVPNRQIGEYGGETDNWVWPRHTGDFSFMRAYVAPDGKPAKYSKNNIPYSPKKFLKVNANGTNEEDFVFILGYPGRTFRHRPAQFIEYQQQFVLPYVSDLYDFQNKTMEEAGKKDKATEIKLATRIKRNANVLKNYRGKLQGLKGIDLVGKKKEEDAALASFINGNVAVKAQYGNLMTDIDNLYKLINGDAKRDLWLAQIYNSTSLLGLSKNINVFKTAMEAYPAAQQEAFFSQNLPRLKQFLSGNYEAFDLAADRNNFKRMLIDAAVLPANQRVNATNGITGDEKAIDAYINSVFAASRLKDSNYVFQTLLASPKSLKEYSDPLLTFEKTVAAQIAELKPEKDRREGVLNKLMGDYVSVKEKFLKKGFIPDANSTLRLTYGYVRGYWPADASYMRPYTTIKGILEKGATGNPEFDYPAQIRALWQAKDFGPFEKKDLKDVPVAFLYNMDTTGGNSGSPIMNANGELIGVNFDRAYGATINDYAWNESYSRSIGVDIRYVLWVAAKIDKANFLLKEMGVKI, via the coding sequence ATGAATAAAAAAACCTTAGTTACTTCGCTGTTGACCTGCTCACTGCTTACAGTTGGTGTGTTACAGTCGGGCTACAAACCCTGGGAAGAAGGAATGTTCCCTTTAAGTGAGATCCACAAGCTTGATTTGAAGAAAGCAGGACTAAAGATCAGTCAGAATGAAATTTATAATCCCAATGGCACCAGCCTGGTCGACGCCCTGGTTAACGTAGGCGGATGTACAGGATCGTTTGTTTCTAATCAGGGGCTGATCATCACCAACCACCACTGTGCTTTTAGCGCAGTGCAACTAGCCAGCACACCTGAGCACGATTACCTAACCAATGGCTTTGTAGCGGGCACGCGTAAAGAGGAGATTGAAGCAAAAGGTTTAACTTGCCGTATAACTGATAGTTATGAAGATGTATCAAACAAAGTATTGGGTGCCGTAACGCAGGTGACTGACCCTGCTTCCCGATTGAAACTGATTAACGATGCGATGAAAAACATTGCCTCGGACGCCGAAAAAAAAGACCCTTCCATACAGGCCGAAGTATCGGAAATGTTTATTGGAAAGACCTATGTACTGTTCCGTTATAAAACCATACAGGATGTGCGCCTTGTATATGTACCAAACCGGCAGATTGGCGAATATGGAGGTGAAACCGACAACTGGGTATGGCCACGCCATACCGGCGATTTCTCCTTTATGCGCGCCTATGTAGCACCAGACGGAAAACCAGCCAAATACTCAAAGAACAATATCCCTTACAGCCCTAAAAAATTCCTGAAGGTTAATGCTAATGGCACCAATGAAGAGGATTTTGTATTTATACTGGGGTATCCGGGCAGAACTTTCCGCCATCGCCCGGCACAGTTTATTGAATACCAACAGCAATTTGTATTGCCATATGTTTCTGACCTGTACGATTTCCAGAACAAAACCATGGAAGAAGCAGGAAAGAAAGATAAGGCAACAGAGATCAAACTGGCTACCCGCATTAAAAGAAATGCCAATGTACTTAAAAATTACAGAGGAAAACTGCAGGGACTGAAGGGAATTGACCTTGTTGGCAAAAAGAAAGAAGAAGATGCTGCCTTGGCCAGCTTTATCAACGGCAACGTAGCTGTAAAAGCTCAGTATGGCAACCTGATGACCGATATTGACAACCTTTATAAACTCATTAATGGTGATGCCAAAAGGGATTTATGGCTGGCCCAGATCTACAACTCAACCAGCCTGCTTGGACTATCTAAAAACATAAACGTATTTAAAACTGCAATGGAAGCTTATCCAGCAGCACAACAGGAAGCGTTTTTTAGCCAGAATCTACCCCGCTTAAAACAATTTCTGTCTGGAAATTACGAAGCATTTGACCTGGCCGCCGATAGAAATAACTTTAAGCGAATGCTTATTGATGCTGCAGTACTCCCGGCAAATCAAAGGGTAAATGCGACTAACGGCATTACTGGCGATGAAAAAGCCATAGATGCTTACATCAACAGCGTTTTTGCCGCCAGCAGGTTAAAAGACAGCAATTATGTATTTCAAACTTTACTTGCTTCACCGAAGTCGCTAAAAGAATATAGTGATCCCCTTCTGACATTTGAAAAAACGGTTGCGGCACAAATTGCCGAGCTGAAGCCGGAGAAAGACCGTAGAGAGGGTGTTTTAAACAAATTAATGGGTGACTACGTGAGTGTTAAGGAGAAGTTTTTAAAGAAAGGTTTTATTCCTGACGCCAACAGCACATTAAGGCTTACCTACGGTTATGTTAGGGGTTACTGGCCTGCGGACGCCTCTTACATGCGCCCTTACACTACCATAAAAGGAATACTGGAAAAAGGCGCTACCGGAAACCCGGAATTTGATTACCCGGCGCAGATCAGGGCGCTATGGCAAGCCAAAGATTTTGGTCCTTTTGAGAAAAAAGATCTTAAAGATGTGCCTGTTGCCTTTTTGTATAACATGGATACCACGGGAGGCAACTCGGGATCTCCAATAATGAATGCCAATGGCGAGCTGATCGGCGTAAATTTCGACCGTGCTTATGGCGCTACGATTAACGATTACGCTTGGAACGAAAGTTACAGCAGATCTATCGGGGTCGACATTCGTTATGTACTGTGGGTGGCCGCAAAAATTGACAAGGCAAACTTCCTTTTAAAAGAAATGGGCGTAAAAATATAG
- a CDS encoding type I polyketide synthase: MFDKNTIVDLFSEQVKKTPENIAVVFEDTQLTYKELDTRSTQLARYLKKNGIKKESLVPICLDRSLNMIVGILGILKAEAAYVPIDPDYPAERIAYMLDDIGEKVVITQSVNNSIFSERVHLHLLNMDTDWHLIDKEPVEDINYELSGNNLAYIIYTSGSTGRPKGVMITHWNVYRLFINDRPLFDFNETDVWTMFHSFCFDFSVWEMYGALLYGGKLVVVSKDTAKDAGLFTGLMIREGVTILNQTPSAFYILQEHVIHRENRSELKVRYVIFGGEALNPSKIKPWYLLYPHCRLINMYGITETTVHVTYQQIEERHLESNISVIGGPIPTLYAVILDEQQKLLEDDRPGELYVGGDGLARGYLNLPELTASRFIKDPFSANNGARLYRTGDLAKKLPDGTLEYLGRIDDQVKIRGFRIELGEIEHVMQQAPGVRHAIVIAREHNGDNRLIGYVVPSGAFDKDAILYFIQKQLPDYMVPQLLVPLKEIPLTSNGKVNKKSLPNPDASELLSTVFAEPKRETEIKLATIWKTLLGVKRVGAHDNFFELGGNSLLAQKTVAILKEQNLVLPVTKLYQYPTVAGVAAFIDGRKNKPQHKKKKLHKDNQQDNDVAIIGMAGRFPGADSIEELWEALIQGKELIHFFKDDELDSSIPPTVRNSADYVKARGIINHATDFDASFFGITPKHAELMDPQHRVFLEICWEALERTGYMPQRYEGAIGVYAGCANNTYLVNNVIGNAEMVENAGGLQVVTVNDKDYISTRAAYALDLKGPAVTVLSACSTSLLAVAQAVESIRKGQCDVAIAGGVSITSPINSGHLYEEGAMLSKDGHCKPFDADARGTLFSDGAGVVVLKSKKQAEVDGDLIFAVIKGVGLSNDGGKKGSFTAPSAEGQAACITMALEDGGIAPSTVSYIEAHGTATPLGDPIEIEGLKLAFGETDQKQYCAIGSVKSNLGHLTHAAGVAGLIKTTLALYHKQIPASINYSKPNPYISFSDSPFIVNDTLKTWQSNGPRRAGVSSFGVGGTNVHVVLEEAEAATLQHSKTSRPLKLVSWSAMNEASLSQYSTKLASYLSQHPDTSLNDLAYNLSSYREAFRFRNFVLSGNTPELTEILSNETLVAANSGTADTTDRPITFMFPGQGAQYPGMGSDLYNAEPVFRQAMDECCAIISKEMGEDILAVIYPAETVENAAGKLQNTRYSQPALFALGYSLAKLWMSWGIHPSAFIGHSIGEFVAAHFSGIFSLEDAVLLITSRGRMMSDLPAGSMLSVRTTTEQLRAMLPAAISIAAVNSPNLQVVAGPTPAIEAFSAMLDANNIPNRLLNTSHAFHSAMMDSVIEPFEAIVRTVTLNEPVVTVASTVTGDWLTKAQATDPSYWSHHLRSTVLFEDAAKMLISDGKRVFIEMGPGTVTSTFMRQQSTGNLLVLSSIENKSQPLAECQTLLKSLGQLWVSGQEIDWSSFYKDQEGNRISDLPTYAFQRKTYWLKPNLTVNRAAAIPEKPMIQNHSDLTNNSKTLAKPMRKEHLISKIREILENASGIEMNEVTPQMNFMEAGLDSLLLTQAALLLKKEFNENITFRQLNEELNTMDALASHLDKKLPVESAPVQNLATSFQPQAVQFSSNGNNPAIDLIGQQLQFLAQQIAVLQNGVSSPTVAVHVPQNNANNHIHDSSLNELSSEELAEIKKPFGATARIEKQSAELTSAQQDFLSNLTKRYNEKTKGSKAYTQKHRPYMADPRVVSGFKPATKELVYAIVAEKSKGCRIWDIDGNEFIDALNGFGSNMLGYQPDFIKKALIDQIEKGYEIGPQHELAGEVSKLICDFSGFDRAGLCNTGSEAVLGAMRIARTVTGRSLIVAFTGSYHGIVDEVIVRGSKKLKSFPAAPGIMPEAVQNMLILDYGTEESLKIIKERAHELAAVLVEPVQSRRPEFQPIDFLKEIRKITEASKTALIFDEVVSGFRFHPGGTQAMFGIKADIATYGKVVGAGMSIGIIAGKQVYMDALDGGTWQFGDDSAPEAGVTYFAGTFVRHPLALASARASLTYMKEQGPALQENLNANAQYLADQLNHICRQYQTPMYIAQFCSVWKIKYHTEYAYSELLFTLMRDKGIHILDGFPCFLTTAHQRADIDRIISTFEESVKELKHVGLIPQHIWENTKENTHHDPRKPPVPGARLGKDREGNPAWFVRDENNPGKYLQVQS, encoded by the coding sequence ATGTTTGATAAAAACACTATTGTTGATTTATTCTCTGAACAGGTAAAAAAAACGCCTGAAAACATAGCTGTTGTCTTTGAAGATACGCAGCTCACTTACAAAGAACTTGATACCCGATCTACCCAGCTTGCGAGATATCTGAAAAAAAATGGCATAAAAAAAGAAAGTCTTGTCCCCATTTGCCTCGACAGGTCACTGAATATGATTGTAGGAATATTGGGCATTTTGAAAGCTGAAGCTGCGTATGTGCCGATTGACCCAGACTACCCTGCTGAAAGAATAGCCTATATGCTTGACGATATTGGCGAAAAAGTAGTAATTACCCAATCTGTTAACAACTCTATTTTTTCTGAACGTGTTCATCTGCATTTGCTGAACATGGATACGGACTGGCACCTTATTGACAAGGAGCCGGTAGAGGATATTAACTATGAACTGAGCGGTAATAACCTGGCCTACATTATTTATACCTCTGGCTCAACAGGACGACCTAAAGGTGTAATGATCACGCATTGGAATGTTTACCGCTTGTTCATTAATGATCGTCCGTTATTTGATTTTAATGAAACCGATGTATGGACGATGTTTCACTCATTTTGTTTTGATTTTTCAGTATGGGAAATGTACGGTGCCTTGTTGTATGGTGGAAAACTGGTTGTCGTGTCCAAAGACACAGCTAAAGACGCAGGACTATTTACCGGGCTGATGATAAGGGAAGGAGTAACTATACTGAATCAAACGCCATCAGCTTTCTACATCCTTCAGGAGCACGTGATACATCGAGAAAACAGAAGCGAATTGAAGGTCAGATATGTTATTTTTGGAGGTGAGGCATTAAATCCCAGCAAGATTAAACCATGGTACCTGCTTTACCCTCATTGCAGGTTAATTAACATGTATGGGATTACAGAAACAACCGTACATGTAACCTACCAGCAAATAGAGGAAAGACATTTAGAGAGCAATATCAGTGTGATTGGCGGCCCCATACCTACCTTATATGCCGTTATTCTGGACGAACAGCAAAAACTACTTGAGGATGACAGGCCGGGTGAATTGTATGTTGGTGGTGATGGCCTGGCCCGGGGATACCTGAATTTACCTGAACTGACCGCATCGAGGTTTATAAAAGACCCTTTCAGTGCCAATAACGGAGCAAGGTTGTACAGAACAGGTGATCTTGCGAAAAAATTGCCAGATGGTACGCTGGAATATCTCGGCCGGATAGATGATCAGGTTAAAATCCGTGGGTTCAGGATTGAATTGGGCGAAATTGAGCACGTGATGCAACAGGCCCCCGGTGTAAGGCATGCTATTGTGATTGCGCGTGAGCATAATGGCGATAACAGACTTATCGGTTATGTAGTTCCATCTGGCGCTTTCGATAAAGATGCTATTCTTTACTTTATACAAAAACAACTACCTGATTATATGGTACCTCAGCTATTGGTACCCTTAAAAGAGATTCCGCTTACAAGTAATGGAAAGGTAAACAAAAAATCACTTCCGAATCCGGATGCGTCAGAATTGCTAAGTACAGTTTTCGCAGAACCAAAGCGCGAAACCGAAATTAAACTCGCGACAATATGGAAAACTTTACTTGGCGTTAAGCGTGTTGGCGCCCACGACAATTTTTTCGAATTGGGTGGGAATTCATTGCTGGCCCAAAAAACAGTTGCCATACTAAAGGAGCAGAACCTGGTGTTGCCGGTTACCAAATTATACCAGTACCCAACTGTAGCTGGTGTTGCGGCTTTTATAGATGGTCGTAAAAATAAGCCACAACATAAAAAGAAAAAATTGCATAAAGATAATCAGCAGGATAATGACGTCGCCATTATTGGAATGGCAGGACGTTTTCCCGGGGCAGACAGCATAGAAGAATTATGGGAAGCGCTCATTCAGGGAAAGGAACTGATACATTTCTTTAAAGATGACGAATTGGACTCTTCCATTCCCCCGACCGTAAGAAATTCTGCTGACTATGTAAAAGCACGCGGAATCATTAACCATGCTACAGATTTTGATGCTTCTTTTTTTGGCATTACACCGAAACATGCCGAACTGATGGACCCGCAGCACCGTGTTTTTTTGGAGATCTGCTGGGAGGCATTAGAGCGAACAGGATACATGCCCCAGCGTTATGAAGGTGCCATAGGGGTATATGCGGGCTGTGCGAACAACACCTACCTGGTAAACAACGTGATCGGCAACGCAGAAATGGTTGAAAACGCAGGTGGACTGCAAGTGGTAACCGTAAACGATAAAGATTATATATCAACTCGGGCTGCATATGCGCTGGATTTAAAAGGTCCTGCTGTAACTGTATTATCAGCCTGTTCAACATCGTTGCTGGCCGTTGCCCAAGCGGTAGAAAGTATTAGAAAAGGCCAATGTGATGTTGCCATTGCAGGCGGGGTATCCATTACTTCACCAATAAATAGTGGACACCTTTATGAAGAAGGGGCCATGTTAAGCAAAGATGGTCATTGCAAGCCGTTTGACGCAGATGCCCGGGGTACATTATTCAGTGATGGCGCAGGAGTGGTTGTGCTAAAAAGCAAAAAACAGGCAGAGGTTGATGGAGATCTGATATTTGCGGTAATAAAAGGAGTTGGCCTGAGCAATGACGGTGGCAAAAAAGGCAGTTTTACTGCACCAAGTGCCGAAGGCCAGGCGGCATGCATCACTATGGCCCTTGAAGACGGAGGAATTGCCCCTTCTACAGTTTCATATATAGAGGCACACGGTACTGCTACTCCCCTCGGCGACCCTATTGAAATAGAGGGGCTTAAACTGGCATTTGGTGAGACCGACCAAAAGCAGTATTGTGCTATCGGATCCGTAAAAAGTAACCTGGGGCACCTTACACATGCTGCAGGGGTTGCAGGTCTCATTAAAACAACGCTCGCACTATACCACAAACAAATCCCAGCATCAATTAATTATAGTAAACCAAATCCGTACATCAGCTTTTCCGATAGTCCCTTTATTGTAAATGACACCTTAAAAACATGGCAAAGCAATGGACCAAGACGTGCTGGTGTGAGCTCATTTGGCGTAGGCGGAACAAATGTACATGTGGTGCTTGAAGAAGCTGAAGCTGCTACCCTTCAGCACAGCAAAACATCAAGACCACTGAAACTGGTCAGCTGGTCGGCTATGAATGAAGCCAGTCTGAGTCAATATTCAACAAAACTGGCTAGTTACCTATCTCAACATCCAGATACCTCTCTTAACGATCTCGCCTACAACCTCAGCAGTTATCGAGAAGCGTTCAGGTTCAGGAATTTCGTTTTATCAGGTAATACACCAGAGCTGACCGAAATTTTAAGTAATGAAACACTTGTGGCCGCCAATTCAGGCACTGCAGACACCACAGACAGGCCAATTACATTCATGTTTCCCGGACAGGGCGCGCAGTATCCTGGCATGGGAAGTGATTTATACAATGCAGAACCCGTATTTCGCCAGGCTATGGATGAATGCTGCGCGATCATCTCAAAAGAAATGGGAGAAGATATACTTGCCGTTATCTATCCTGCCGAAACCGTGGAAAATGCCGCCGGGAAATTGCAGAATACAAGATACAGCCAGCCGGCATTATTTGCCTTAGGGTATTCACTGGCCAAATTATGGATGAGCTGGGGCATACATCCTTCCGCTTTCATCGGCCATAGCATCGGAGAGTTTGTGGCAGCACATTTTTCGGGTATATTCTCATTAGAGGACGCAGTACTTTTAATTACTTCCCGCGGCAGGATGATGAGTGACCTGCCTGCCGGGAGCATGCTTTCTGTAAGAACAACAACCGAACAACTCCGTGCAATGCTGCCCGCTGCTATTTCAATAGCAGCAGTAAACAGTCCTAATTTACAGGTAGTAGCTGGCCCAACACCTGCTATTGAAGCATTTTCAGCTATGTTGGATGCCAATAATATCCCCAATCGACTGCTAAATACCAGTCATGCTTTCCACTCAGCAATGATGGACAGCGTAATTGAACCTTTTGAAGCAATTGTACGTACTGTAACATTAAATGAGCCGGTTGTAACTGTCGCATCCACCGTAACCGGCGATTGGCTAACTAAAGCGCAGGCTACAGACCCCTCCTATTGGTCACATCATTTAAGATCGACCGTTTTGTTTGAGGATGCGGCAAAAATGCTGATCAGCGACGGAAAAAGAGTCTTCATAGAAATGGGCCCTGGGACAGTAACCTCAACATTTATGAGGCAGCAAAGTACCGGTAACCTCCTAGTGTTGTCATCCATTGAAAACAAATCACAACCACTGGCAGAGTGTCAGACCCTGCTGAAATCATTGGGCCAGCTTTGGGTAAGCGGGCAGGAAATTGATTGGTCTTCATTCTATAAAGATCAGGAAGGTAACCGTATTTCTGATCTTCCAACTTATGCTTTTCAACGTAAGACCTATTGGCTGAAACCAAATCTGACGGTTAACCGTGCTGCTGCAATACCGGAAAAGCCAATGATTCAAAATCATTCAGACTTAACAAACAATTCAAAAACATTAGCAAAACCTATGAGAAAAGAGCATCTGATAAGTAAGATCAGAGAAATCCTGGAAAATGCTTCCGGAATCGAAATGAATGAAGTTACGCCGCAAATGAATTTTATGGAAGCAGGGCTCGATTCTTTGCTGCTAACCCAGGCAGCACTGCTCTTAAAAAAAGAATTTAATGAGAACATTACCTTTCGTCAGCTAAACGAAGAGCTAAATACGATGGACGCCCTGGCCAGTCACCTGGATAAAAAACTTCCCGTCGAAAGCGCCCCGGTTCAAAACCTGGCAACATCCTTTCAGCCGCAAGCTGTTCAGTTCAGTTCAAACGGAAATAACCCTGCAATAGACCTGATCGGACAACAGCTGCAGTTTCTGGCGCAACAGATCGCGGTTTTGCAAAACGGTGTTTCTTCCCCAACCGTTGCTGTCCATGTACCACAAAACAATGCAAACAACCATATCCATGACAGTTCTTTGAATGAACTTTCTTCTGAGGAACTGGCAGAAATTAAGAAACCTTTTGGTGCTACAGCAAGAATAGAGAAGCAATCTGCGGAACTGACCAGCGCACAGCAGGATTTTCTGAGCAATCTTACAAAAAGATATAACGAAAAAACCAAAGGCAGTAAGGCCTATACCCAAAAACATAGACCTTATATGGCCGACCCGCGTGTGGTTTCGGGCTTCAAGCCCGCCACAAAAGAGCTGGTATATGCTATTGTTGCTGAAAAATCAAAAGGTTGCCGCATTTGGGACATTGACGGCAATGAATTTATCGATGCCCTGAACGGGTTTGGCTCAAACATGCTCGGCTATCAGCCTGATTTCATAAAAAAAGCGCTGATAGATCAGATTGAAAAAGGATATGAGATAGGCCCACAGCACGAATTAGCCGGAGAAGTGAGCAAACTGATCTGCGATTTTTCGGGTTTTGACAGGGCCGGTTTATGTAACACCGGATCCGAAGCTGTATTGGGTGCCATGCGCATAGCCAGAACAGTTACAGGACGATCACTGATTGTCGCTTTTACAGGTTCTTATCATGGTATTGTTGATGAAGTAATTGTAAGGGGCAGCAAAAAACTGAAATCCTTCCCTGCTGCTCCCGGTATCATGCCAGAAGCGGTACAAAACATGCTGATTCTTGACTACGGTACTGAGGAATCCCTGAAAATTATTAAAGAACGGGCGCATGAACTTGCTGCTGTACTGGTAGAGCCTGTTCAAAGCCGGCGCCCTGAATTCCAGCCGATAGATTTCCTTAAAGAAATACGAAAAATTACTGAAGCCTCTAAAACGGCATTGATATTTGACGAAGTGGTATCTGGTTTCCGGTTCCATCCTGGAGGTACACAGGCCATGTTTGGCATTAAAGCCGATATTGCAACCTACGGTAAAGTTGTTGGTGCGGGCATGTCTATTGGTATTATTGCCGGCAAACAGGTTTACATGGATGCACTTGATGGTGGCACATGGCAATTTGGAGACGATTCAGCTCCCGAAGCTGGCGTTACCTATTTTGCAGGGACTTTTGTCCGGCACCCGCTGGCACTGGCCAGCGCCAGGGCTTCCCTAACCTATATGAAGGAACAAGGGCCTGCACTGCAGGAAAACCTGAACGCCAATGCACAATATCTTGCCGACCAGCTAAACCATATCTGCAGGCAATATCAGACACCGATGTATATTGCCCAGTTCTGCTCTGTATGGAAAATCAAGTACCATACAGAATATGCTTACAGCGAATTGCTCTTTACACTGATGCGGGATAAAGGCATCCATATTTTAGATGGCTTCCCTTGTTTCCTTACCACAGCACACCAGAGAGCCGATATTGATCGGATCATTTCAACATTCGAAGAAAGTGTGAAAGAACTTAAACACGTAGGTTTGATTCCTCAACATATATGGGAAAACACCAAAGAGAATACACATCACGATCCCAGAAAACCTCCTGTTCCAGGTGCCAGACTTGGCAAAGACAGAGAAGGAAACCCTGCCTGGTTTGTTAGAGATGAAAATAATCCTGGAAAATACCTGCAAGTACAATCTTAA
- a CDS encoding DNA-3-methyladenine glycosylase, whose protein sequence is MSKLPFSFYQNDDVNSLAVQLLGKQLFTYVDGQLTGGTIVETEAYKGVIDKASHAYGGRFTNRTQVMYAAGGLSYVYLCYGIHHLFNVVTAPEGTPHAVLIRGLEPITGVDVMLKRRNMIALKPNLTAGPGALAKALAIDKVLNARDLQGEEIWIEDKGMHIKPEQIAAVPRVGVDYAEEHALLPWRYYIKGNKFVSKPNR, encoded by the coding sequence ATGTCTAAATTGCCTTTTTCTTTCTATCAGAACGACGACGTGAACAGCCTTGCAGTTCAGTTGCTGGGAAAACAGTTGTTTACATATGTTGACGGGCAATTAACCGGGGGTACTATCGTTGAAACCGAAGCTTACAAAGGGGTTATCGATAAAGCATCGCATGCTTATGGAGGGAGGTTTACCAACCGTACTCAGGTGATGTATGCAGCCGGCGGATTATCTTACGTTTACCTTTGTTATGGCATTCATCACCTTTTTAATGTGGTCACTGCTCCGGAAGGAACACCTCATGCGGTTTTAATCAGGGGGCTGGAACCGATTACAGGTGTAGATGTGATGTTGAAGCGCAGGAACATGATAGCATTAAAGCCTAATCTGACAGCCGGGCCGGGCGCCTTGGCTAAAGCCTTAGCTATCGATAAAGTTTTAAATGCCAGAGACCTGCAGGGAGAGGAAATCTGGATAGAGGATAAAGGAATGCATATAAAACCTGAACAAATTGCCGCTGTGCCGAGAGTTGGAGTAGATTACGCAGAAGAGCATGCACTGCTGCCCTGGAGATACTATATTAAGGGCAATAAATTTGTAAGTAAGCCTAATCGTTAA